In Gammaproteobacteria bacterium, a single genomic region encodes these proteins:
- a CDS encoding amidoligase family protein, whose amino-acid sequence MDKHDLQQLFHHWTPPMPSRTETADGNARRIGVELEMIGLDVVEVSRIVARHIDGKQQETSRYEYSIHGDEAGDWAVEFDFEYLKQKGREEANEDELLALLDATAEHALRAGAETIVPVEVVSPPLPMPRLADVQSLIARLRNAGAKGTGAGISYAFGMQFNPELPALDARTILAYLKAFLCLYDWLKERSAPDLTRRLTRFMAPFPGGYVSKVVAPDYWPERDALIDDYLADNPTRNRALDMLPLFLHLDERRVRQAVDDPRVKPRPTLHYRLPNSEIDREDWGIHIAWDDWLEVEALAADRTKLDDVCIAYAKWLDQPLEHVLGDWTREIESWLTRTHDR is encoded by the coding sequence ATGGACAAGCACGACCTGCAGCAACTGTTTCATCACTGGACGCCGCCAATGCCGTCGCGGACGGAAACCGCGGACGGCAACGCACGCCGTATCGGCGTGGAGTTGGAGATGATCGGCCTCGATGTGGTCGAGGTCAGCCGTATCGTGGCCCGTCATATCGATGGCAAACAGCAGGAAACATCGCGTTACGAGTATTCGATCCACGGGGATGAGGCAGGTGACTGGGCGGTCGAGTTCGACTTCGAGTACCTGAAACAGAAAGGCCGCGAGGAAGCAAACGAGGATGAACTGCTCGCCCTGCTCGACGCGACCGCCGAGCACGCGCTCCGTGCCGGCGCGGAGACCATCGTGCCGGTGGAGGTGGTCAGCCCTCCCCTGCCCATGCCGCGGCTTGCAGACGTACAGTCGCTGATCGCCAGGCTCCGCAACGCGGGCGCCAAGGGCACCGGCGCTGGCATTTCCTACGCCTTCGGCATGCAGTTCAACCCGGAGCTGCCGGCACTCGACGCCAGGACGATCCTGGCTTACCTGAAGGCATTTCTGTGTCTCTACGACTGGCTGAAGGAACGCTCGGCGCCGGACCTCACACGCCGACTGACACGCTTCATGGCTCCGTTTCCCGGCGGCTATGTCAGCAAGGTCGTGGCACCCGATTACTGGCCGGAGCGCGACGCGCTGATCGACGATTACCTCGCTGACAACCCGACAAGGAATCGCGCGCTCGACATGCTGCCGCTGTTCCTGCACCTCGACGAGAGGCGGGTCCGCCAGGCCGTCGATGACCCGCGCGTCAAGCCGCGGCCGACGTTGCACTACCGCCTGCCGAACAGCGAGATCGACCGGGAGGACTGGGGCATTCACATTGCCTGGGACGACTGGCTGGAGGTGGAGGCGCTTGCGGCGGACCGCACCAAGCTGGACGATGTGTGCATCGCATATGCGAAATGGCTGGACCAGCCACTGGAGCATGTGCTCGGGGACTGGACCAGGGAAATCGAGTCTTGGCTCACTCGAACACACGACCGCTGA